A segment of the Carya illinoinensis cultivar Pawnee chromosome 1, C.illinoinensisPawnee_v1, whole genome shotgun sequence genome:
TACTTATAATCAGCCAAATTCCATCTccagaaataaaaaatagttattttattacTGTACAattatctcatattaattctGTTATGTTTATGCAAAATTGTCCATTgaagttttttctttaaaaaaaaataaaactgatgtaAAGATTATAGATAGTGCTAGATGCACTGATAAATTTTCCATTGCGAGCATGCCTCGTAAAAAAGGTAAAATCCACCGAGTTTGTTGTTAGAATAATgctatgaaaaattattatcatcatcttcacaaaatatattatacatgattttttagttttttttttctattattaaatatataatatataaattatgaatagaatatcttaattagtttagaatatcttaattagtttagaattttaaaaaaaaaaatacagcgTGTGATGTGTTAAAATGATTAGTAAAGTCGAACTTAACCCATAAATtgtaaaatgtatatatatatacatagttgATACCAGAAAACGTGCCCAGAAAAATCTCACCAAGAAGTTCTgatccttcttttctttaaaaaaaaaataaaagactcaAAACTGGCGTCCAGAGCTAGCAATGGCGGAGCCGAGGATGCAACAGCCAGCCACTGCAGCCACTGTTCGTCCCGGTCGTGCGAAGGAAATCGAACAGGGCTGCAAGAGTAAGCGGAAGCACTTCACAATGTGATCGACCTTTACGGGTACTGGAAGCACTTCACGGAGTCTGCAAAGTCCCAAACCGAATAAGTACGTTCAGAGCGAGGTTGAGGCGATCTATAAAAGGAGAAGCAAGCAACGAGAATAAGCATACCTTTCTCGGCCTTTTGGCTAAGATCAAGTGTAGTATCTGTTCTTATCAGTTTAATATCTGATACGTGGTCCAATGGGCCACacgatattaaattaattttttaagggGGAAAGCCCGCTACAGTAGCTTGCTGCTGGGGCCTTCAAGCGTCGCCCATGCGTTGCACTATTGCACAGGCCTGGCGCACCCCACCCAATCCTAACCCAACAATTTGTCTCGATGAATTACTCCTTGTTTAGAGAAATTTCAACGCTTTTCGCTCCGAAATACAATGTGGCAGTGAAGAGCTGCCGCAAAGTGGGTCAAAGCCGTAGGTGGAGATGTTATCCAGAGCGCTATGATCATCTTTTGAGCGtcaattttatgagattttggtaTCGGACTCTGGGCACCCTTTTATTATTGCCGCCAGAATGATTGTACTTAATCAGTTAATTGTTTCCTAAAAACAAGAGTTTGTAAGGCACAGAGGATATTATTACGAATGCATGCTTAGACCGGGAGAAGAACCTTTGGGGGCGGTAATACATGTTTCCAACAGTTATGCAAGGTATCCTGAGGGATAGGAACCATTGTGGGTATTTCTTTCAGGAGTGTCCTGGACAATCGAGCTGCTTCTATATCCTATAAGGACATTGTGATCAGTCTGTCACCAAGGCAATTGAAATTTATGGCTACATATATACAGTCAAGCCGAGTAGTTGCTCATCAATAGTCCTTAGGCTACTCCCAACTAGTTTGGCCTTTACCATTCACTAGATGTTTAGGTGCTAAGTAGCCAGTTTCATGGCCACAATTGGGAACAACCAGTAAGGAATTGGGCGGGCCATGCCTTCTAGCCTACTTCATTGATGGCTTTGAACATGTCCCGTATGAACATAACTGGACACTTGGACTCATCAACCGAGACAAGAATTCTGTGACAACAATAAGTTTTTAGCTTCACAAATGTAGAAGAACATCATGTACCAATTCAGATCATGTATTGGGTTGTCAGTGAAGTTTCCCAAATACAAGAAACCCGGCCCCTTGCCGACACAACCTCATCATGTACGTGCGTATAATAATTTTGCCATACGATCAAGGAACCCCCATGCCGACACGACTCTGTCTCTGCGAGCTTCATGTCCTCTCATCTCAATTACTAGCTCTGGGAATACTGACTTTGTAATTGCATGCATTCCCCATCCAAAAACCTGCATGAATGCGACAAGCTATCTATCACATTTCACAATGCTTGCTTAAttccttttttcaaaaattaaagggggaaaaaaaaaactcgaccTAGCCAGCTAGCCTCTATTTATTAACATGATTATAAGCAGCTTGAAAAGGGTAGGCACATTAGAATAGTTGgccatttcatcttcttcttcttcttcttcttttttgggaAAGTAAATTAAGCTCTACGTCCTCTAGTTTGAGGGCCACAATGTCAGTAACGAGTTGGGTTAATTGTAGTAGACTCTAAACTCATTTAGATCATCTGCCCAACATAAACACAGATTAAATCATAAAGAAAGCACAAGAAATACATCGGACGACTTGAACACGTGATGGTGGGATCATCTGATCGCCTTACAACCATTAATAATTCAGTCTGAACGTATGCCTTTATGACTGGCTTGCAAGTGTGCccgtataaaaaatatatatatctatcgattataataattatatattctatataaacagtaattttttttttggtatagtTACATTTTTGCTACTGAGttgattttacttttaaatatattttatctattgtatatattataataagtgacTATTGATAGCTTCTACAGTAATTAAtagtaacttttattattttaataatacaattatctttttctttatattgaTTTTACATTGATTTACTacgaaaaaacacaaaaagataaCGTGCTGCAGTCTTGTGGCTATGGGATATGCGCCCACATGAACCTTTGCCCCAAGAAACTTCATTTATTTTCCCATGGAGTACTCTGGTTTCTGGCACCGAGTGGAGGCTCTCTTGCGTGGTAGGTATTTCCATTAAAATCTGTACGAAGTTaggattaattataaatttggaGCGATCGAATATTTATAGGCTAGAATAAATAGTTCGATTGTATTTTTTAAGAACGTTATCAACAAAActgatataataaataaataaagtgattaaaaatataagcttttttttttttttaatttcattcttCTAAAAATTTTACCTATAATTAGCTTTTCATGCATTGCAATTTTGCGTTCAAGGCATTAGATTTTCTAAATAATGTTAATAgtaaattatattaatgtacCCCACTTGCCAATATCTGTCTCTCTACCTACCCCTCAAATCCACAATCTCACGTGTTTTTCTAAAACATTTATATCTTAATATGAATATAAATGTTTAGATATGtataaaaaatgacaataaagaacaacaaattcaaagaaaaaaaaaattctacaaagAAAAACACTCAGATTTAAACGAAATCTAttcaaatatatagaaattaaaaaatatatatatcaaaacacATTATTTGGATTTATCGtccaacattaaaaaaaagtttcaaatcTTATGTGTTCTTTGAGTGtggtggtagtatttattgtggTGGTAATAatgctatttttattaaaaaatgatagtgtTACACCCTTCTACTACtcatttactactctttttgtatttgaatttttttaattatttattttacttaatggttaagaacgtaattattagtaaaattatatattcttttaattttttcttaaaagttaaggatgttataaaaatacttaaaaaataaaaaattcacaataccTTATAAGTAGTAAATGGATAATGATAGGGTAATAAGCCTATCACTACCCATTTTTATTTGTGTATATTATTCTAATGTGTTTtgactttaattttaaactagtctttttattttctaatatatctaaatatgtaattattatacttaccGACCTATCAAGATATTTGTtaaagtttgattttttgtctctatgcattaaattattcattaatcaagtttttttttaaaaaaaactatattatttttataaaatacatgtTTAACCAAACTAAGCAAACGTGTTTTGTACGTGCTCccaagcttatatatatatatttatatatatgcgtATGGCCCTTGGTCGTGCTTTATTATTTTCCTCGGCAAATATGACATTTATAGATCAAATTAGCAAATCCAAGATATAGGTTTGATGAGGTGGGAGTTTCctacagtgttttcaaaatcaacacacATTACAATACAAAAGTAAAGAATAAAATAGGTGATTGGAGCTAAATGATTGGCTCCCACCTAATTTCCACAAGGAGAGACCTCtaggtgatttttttaaatagtctaATGAACAGATTATAAAACTGCGGTTAGAAGCCATATTACAAAGGGTTGTGCTGCAACGTATTGGTTTAGACTAGTTAGAAGGAACTGTCACATCCATTTTCACTCAATCCTTAATTAGGAAAAGCAAGAATATAGTATAGCAATCGAAAACTGTGACGAATCTTTGACAATAAGGCATTATTAGTAGTGGCGGCACATGCACGCCGCGCGCCACATATGGAGTGAAGAAAACAGTCAGATCTGGAAGATCTGATGCCACAAATCCCAAAACTACAATGCATGGTGGCAAAGAGTTATCCGAGACACGGCGGCTAAAAGTCTAAGAAATTAGTCCCCTTTGAGTTTGTCTCCTCAATTTACTATTCAcgtgtttcattttattttttacttaatagttaaggaaatgTCTATTAATGAgttgatattttcttattttttaaaaatttttagacatatataaaaaatgtttaaaaaaaattttaaaaaatacaatttacatTAGGAACATACCAAGTGCGCAAACTTAGTTAGCATGGTAGCACTACCTAATAACATATCGTGGGCtattataatttgaattttgctacatacaagcataaTCACGCACTAATCTAtgtaaaaatactaatttattcatactttaaatttaaattaacattgttttcaataaaatctactttttaatcaattacatcacattagtgcacatattagtgcacaattatacttgcaactatatttttccttataatTTATATCCTACCAACCATTCATGCAACCAATGTAGGCGGTTGGCGTACCACACTAATTTCACTGTTTAAGTATATTGCTGAAATATTATGATACAGGCTTTCAGTGGTCCAGTTGGGTTTGATCAATATAAACTAAATGTTgggaaattatttatatagttttaaagtatataagttttacatattttattttaaaaaatagaacatgcatgaaaattttattttttaatgatgcgtttcattttttttttcaaaaatagaaaattattataagattggagttatgtttttttttttttttttttcaaaggtaAATGTAGAACTATGTTGATCAATACGTTGGTTCTGAAGTAAATGACTCGGTCGTATACACGTTTTGAAATGGAAAATATGGTTGTAATTGCTGCCGCATCTTTCACATGCTCTAAGTTCTGCTTGACCACTGagattttttatataagaattttaaattttaagattaaatattaaaatattatattttaatattattattgtattgagatttaaaaaaattaagaaaaaattaaattatttattatattttatatggagatttgaaaaaattataatgataagataagaattttatatttgatacgAGAATTTTATATGGCCAAACAGTACGTTAAGAGTTGTGAgtaaaaaatataagttatttgatttgttgactaacagccatacatatatatatataagaaattcgATCTCCATTTCTCAAtgtgccatgcatgcatgcatgctgtatATATAAGTTTAAAGTAGCGCTTAGATCTAGagtttcataattataattactTGTGTTTATGCTCAGCATGAGACTCAAACATCTTCCTCCAAAGGTTGGCTAGCTTATATAATTCAACTCCAGCTCATAGAAAATCACAACTCGTCTTGGTATTTCCACCTTCCACTTTCACTTTCTTCTGCTTTCTACCTTGATTCGAGTGCGCATTCCTCGACTCCGacgcttcttttctttttctaacacCGAAAGATTAATTCCTTTAATGTATGTGATTTGAGGACTCTTGATTTTCACAATTCCtctccatttatttttttttatttcattttatttaattattataattttttaaatttttatacaaaataaaataaataaataatatttttaataatattttattcaacttttaatcttattttatttataaaaacaaacaaaactaaataataatcaacaaatatgaaataacagtACTGATCGAGGACCTTGTAAGGGTAGTCTAATGTAAATACTCCCTTAAATGAGAAAGCAATAAATAATTGTTCCACTCGAACACGTATATGCTTTTAAGGaaagcaataataataataataacaataataaaagagaAACACTACTCTCACCGCATTTACCTATAgagtttttttacttaattttattttataaactttttacttaattgttaaacaaatattgtttaataagtttgtaatttttttaatatttaaaataatttaaaaattatttaaaggaaaataattaaaaaaaaaaatttttatactaTTGCTCGATCATTCGGTATCCATTTTTTCGGTACGAGTAGCACTACTCGtaataaagagaaatgctagTCTCACAAATGGAATCCTGATTGGAGAACCTGAcaactgtaatttttttttacaattaaagTAGTGTgttttaataatgttatgattttttttttttaaatattgtattaaaaaaCCTAAAGAAAAAACCTTGACATTTGGCAAGATCCCAGTTTCCATGTGTGACTATGGAGCCACTCCATAATAAAAGAActctttctatttaaatttttaactaattCCCAATACCACTaccattattattttaaaaaaatgatatattctGAATTCAAactatgagttttttttataaaattgccTCTAGAAGCATCAAAATCTTCAACATGCACATACCCACAGTTTGATACGTGGAAACAATGAGCGTTTAATTGCCTCGTGActtctttttaatgaaatttcaggATCAAGTTACCGCTGGAGAGCATCAAATATGGTGTATGCTCTTTTCAACACACGAGATAAAGGATACATCTTTTTTCTCGAGAATTTATTGTACTTAATAATAAGAAACATCGACCTTTATTAAATGTACGCGTCTGATTTTAAAAGGACAAGACGAATCACTCACGCACCTCATTCCCTCCCGTTATAAAAAATACACAGCAGgaaagcccaaaaacacactTCCTAAACTCACGAAACCTCCCGCTCACAGAATGATTGAAGAGAGACAAGgcggtgcaccccacggcgtcTTACTGGCCGTGGTGGTGGCTCTTGTGCTTGTGGTGCCGTCCCTCGTTGGTGACCAAGGTGAGGCCATCACAGCTGCCATTGCCGAGCTACTGAGCCCTGTGGGACTTCTGCTCCTCCCAATCTTCCTCCTCCTCACCATCCAGTTCCTCTCCTCCGAGCGTGGCTCTTTCATCTCTAGCATGTTCTCGACCGGAGAGCCCGACACCATCCACAGGGTTAGCGGCTCTCCGGTGGGAGTCGCACTTGTTCTGATCATCATTTTGTTCCTCCTCTACAATCGCGTATCGATCTTCGGTGGTGGCGATGATTCCGGTGAATAGCAACACGTACGTTTGTGTGGATCTGGGTTTTTTCGAAGCTTATTTGATCTCTCTCCTTGGCTTTTGGTTTTTGACTTCTGTACATTGGTGGTATTGATACAGTACTTTACGTACGTAGAGTTAATTCGTGTTCGATGGTATTGCGGTCATTTGACTATAGTGGAGTTTGAGAGCTTTGATTTGTGATACTGTAATTACCCTGAATGCACCTGTTTAAATGcagtattgtttttaattttaattttaatctaatatataatGATGAGTGGAGGACATTATCGCCTTTTCGAGGAGGCGTTCGAAAGTTAATTGTTGCAGGGCTGAATGTGAAATGACATCTGGGGGTCAGCGGTAGGGGCCTGGGGGCGCGGGTGTCTCTGGTGGCTGTGTCTCCCTCTTGTCCCCTTCTCTCTCATTACTTTTTGTCGTTTGTTGGGGTTCTTTTCGTGGCTTTTCTTGGCTCTGTTCGGCATGCCGTCTTGTTTGAGAAATGCATGCcgatttaaattattttgaaatctattaaattaattgaagataataaacttttaaataaaataaattgcgAATCTAGACCCTACAATTTTAGACTTGTGactaacattattttaaaataaaaaattttctttgtttatttaaaaatactttgttTTACCTTTTAGATGAGATTTAAATTTTGGAgatgaaatttgataattttatataaattaaataaagtattgttattattttaacttttacaaaattaaattaaaatttaaaaatattaaattatttattatattttatataaaaattttaaaaaattataatgaggaTAGGAGATTagaaaagattttaaaattcaaacgaGACCAAAaagttatcttttatttatttttaataaactcTACTAATGATATAAAATCACTGCTGATCTCCTACTATTGAaagaatattcttttaattaattatgagtCGGGCTATTGCTTCCCAGAGTATGAGCTGGGTGGGGGTGTCagaccttcttcttcttctttttattttaaattttatttttacacttttataatatatttaaatatttttaaaaaataaaaaatattaatatatttaaaattactgtCTTAatcaataaatacataaataaataaatttactggGCATTATACTTAAACGGTATTGCCCAAGCGGCATAGTAGCATTAAGCATTAATTATATTACAactcttttataatatattaatgaaaatgttaaatttttcttgatcattgatcttttcattttcagagTTGTATagctataaagagattttacaagaataaatatataaattagtatagatttataaaatatattatatctattttataataaaaataattttataatttaatgtatttcatcaaaaaaattattttttttgaaatttatttatgattaaaatattttgttacattttatataatttttgttaatattataaaatagttgtatAGCTGTCGTTACCTATTATCTCCTTTGACCTTATTCGGATGCCAAACACGTGAAGGGGGAGCATTTTCTCCTAACAAATTTGGTTGAGATCATAGATCAGGTCATCGTGGGAAGTGGGTTAGGTTCATTAGATGCTGGAATTTGAGTCAGCAAATGCCAACTTTGACATCTTTTAGTTTGTCACTTCACGAGGCAGAGGATGCTAGCTATCTTCTGCAGAGATCCCATTCAGACAACTTGTCTTAAAATAATGATCCCCTAATCACTTCTAAAATATAGTGACTAGAATACCTTATATTTCCCATCAAGTGAACACTATTTATTTCAGATAAAATGAAGGTGATTTCtgattcaattaaataatatcaaACACTGAGTGTTTAATTGAGACCGGTTAAATAAGATTTATTTCAAGGTATTTTGTAAGATTCAGAGCtggtttaaatttaaaaagtgttctccatctcatctcatcattataacttttttaaatttttatataaaatataataaataatttaattttttcaaatctaaaacaaaattaatattaaaaaatatatattctaataatattttattcaaattttaacttttatctcaatcaATTTCATCATATCTCGTGAAAAAACAAACGAGGCTAAGAGTGATGTAGGCACGTTCTTGCTTCTACATTAATAGACATAACATGATCTTTGCtgtatttttcaattatatattaatgtctGGGAGATCTACATGCATAACATTAAATGAAATTGAACATACATtgtccctctctccctctcttaccCAAATCTACGTCCAAAGAGCAAGAGAAACTTGAGATATCAAATACGCACCCGAAACCTCTGTACGCTTTGTAGGGGTAGCGCGTTTTAAGCTATGCAACTACgaagaaaaattcaatttatcATCTATTTAACTATTATTATTTCATCATATCCTAGTGTCACATCATATAATCAtcagataaataaaaaagattaaataatCTTTCAATCATTTGACGCTATAATGGTTAATAAGATGAATATCATTACCctccaacaaaaaatatttgataccATGAGGGGCTGGGAAATACAAGAAGAAACTTGCCAACattaaaacaaattttcaacttCCATCATTCTTTAGATCTTTTCCCAGGCTGCTAAGAATCTGCAATTCTCACATTATACAACCGCATCATACTACCCAAAAAGCAGAGTTTCACTGCAGGCTTAGGGATGTTGAAGATCCCATCAATCACAGACCACCATGCAAATTGCAAACCAGGCCATCGACAGTCTGTTTTGAAATGAAGAGGGAAATCTCAGTCACGTCCGCTGAACTCAATCCCAAACTTAACCTCATCCACCAGCTATTATTCATCATACTATTATAGAAGATCTCTCATATTCTAGGCATATACCCTGATAAGCTGAGAAAGAGAAATTGCAATTTCAATTGGTGTTTCTGAACTCATAGCTACAAGCAAAGAAATTGACTTGCAGAAGCACACAGGCAATCCAATATTTATGGAGGTAATATGATATTGTTACACTATCATTCTAATTTTCTTCAGCTCCCCAGAGCCTCTCACGTTCCAGGATTCATAAGATAATCATGTTAAGGAAATGTCACCAGAATTTAACTCAACTGAGATATGCATAACTAAtaccatataaaaaataatcaccaaaatttacctCAACCAAGATATGCATAAATAAcaccatataaaaaataataaccaagaaaaacatgGTAATATATAGCTATTGGCCATCTAGCAAAGAGAGCACTTCAGTTTACCTTCATGTAAATCCTAAGTTATGCAGCTTATCGCAGTGAGGAGTTGGCAGATTCTTATTCCATTGACGCCTCTGGAGCTCTATGTGACAGTAGCGCCAAAGCATATTTTTGTAATCCTTGATCACATTGTCCTCGATGTTGGCTCGAACCTGACTTCCAAGaggataattcttttcaaaCACCGATGATTTAACATAAAACTCCACTCCATAATTCTCAGTCATCTTAGGAATTTGGTAGGAGTGATTCTTATGCAAAGAATAGTCGGGCTCTGAGAAGGGCAGATAAGCCAGCAAGAAAATTATCAGAAACGGTAATAATTGAAGAAGTACTATAAAACTAGGTCCTCTATGAACATCCTCCCTCTGATGATTGTTCATCCCCCTGGTCCTATAAACACGGCTTGCTCGAAACATGTCTCCTTGACCAAAAAAGGCCCTGAATATCTCATCAGCATCAATATCATCATCAAATATGTCATTCCCtgttctcctcctcctccgccTAACATTGTGCTGTTGGTTGTGCTCAAATTCCTCCACCAAACCTGTTTGATCATACTGTCTCCTGGAATCATCATCACTTAAACACTTGAAGGCCTTGCTTACTTTCTTAAATGCCTCTTCTGAACCTGGAGCTTTATTCTTATCAGGATGAACTTTCAGCGACAATTTTCTATATGCCCTCCTTATTTCCTCAACTGAACAATTCTTTTCAACTCCAAGAATGTCGTAATAATCCTTATTCCTCTTAATCTGCCTGACCAATTTGACGTGTTCTTCAGTGCAATTACGCTCTCCATTTAATCCACCACCAGACTTTAATGGACCAGGTTCATTCTTACTCCCACTGACAAATTCTCCGTTGATTGAAGAAACAGAAGACTTCGAATCAAGTTTCTCACATGCAGCCACAAGTTCATCGGCTTGCAAATTATGGTCTAGGCGTTGggcaattttaataaatttcaaGGCACGCTCTTTATTACCGGAGGCAATTGCTTCTTCCGCAATGCGAACACATCTTAACGCTTCATCCTTATTACCATCCATTATCAAATATGAACTTCAAAACCAACAAACTGAGTCGACCAAAATCGCCAGAACTGAATCCCAAAACTTCCCAACACCAAAATTCACAATCCCAATTCCCAAGAAAATGAATCTCAAAATCGGTAATTCCGGTTCAACAAATCCAATTAAATCCAACTCCAAAAATTCCAAGCAACAAAATTGATAACCCacccaaaaaatagaaaaatacaaTTCCCACTCCCAAAAATCACAATCCCGAGATCAGGATTCCAATCAAGTGAATCTCAAGACTTAGAGCTCTCAACAGAAATAAGTTCTAGGTTTTTTGAAATCCTAGGCCTTGATTTAGAGATCACCTAGTAGATATAAGGAAATGCAAGACTAGAGTTAAATATAC
Coding sequences within it:
- the LOC122318740 gene encoding uncharacterized protein LOC122318740, which codes for MIEERQGGAPHGVLLAVVVALVLVVPSLVGDQGEAITAAIAELLSPVGLLLLPIFLLLTIQFLSSERGSFISSMFSTGEPDTIHRVSGSPVGVALVLIIILFLLYNRVSIFGGGDDSGE
- the LOC122318746 gene encoding chaperone protein dnaJ 49 codes for the protein MDGNKDEALRCVRIAEEAIASGNKERALKFIKIAQRLDHNLQADELVAACEKLDSKSSVSSINGEFVSGSKNEPGPLKSGGGLNGERNCTEEHVKLVRQIKRNKDYYDILGVEKNCSVEEIRRAYRKLSLKVHPDKNKAPGSEEAFKKVSKAFKCLSDDDSRRQYDQTGLVEEFEHNQQHNVRRRRRRTGNDIFDDDIDADEIFRAFFGQGDMFRASRVYRTRGMNNHQREDVHRGPSFIVLLQLLPFLIIFLLAYLPFSEPDYSLHKNHSYQIPKMTENYGVEFYVKSSVFEKNYPLGSQVRANIEDNVIKDYKNMLWRYCHIELQRRQWNKNLPTPHCDKLHNLGFT